The following are encoded together in the Hydractinia symbiolongicarpus strain clone_291-10 chromosome 14, HSymV2.1, whole genome shotgun sequence genome:
- the LOC130626181 gene encoding thioredoxin-like protein 4B: MSFVLQTLNQKSEVDNVIKSVAEKVLVLRFGRENDPGCLQCDDILAKTAQKLRNMAEIYLVDVDKVPVYTQYFDVSLIPATVFFFNGQHMKVDNGTQDHTKFIGPFATKQDFIDLVEVIYRGAMKGKLIVASPIDPKNVPKYNLIYNDI; encoded by the coding sequence atgagttttgttttacaaACACTCAATCAAAAATCAGAAGTTGACAATGTTATCAAAAGTGTAGCTGAAAAAGTGCTTGTGTTAAGGTTTGGTCGTGAAAATGATCCTGGTTGTTTACAGTGTGATGATATTTTGGCGAAAACTgctcaaaaattaagaaatatggCGGAAATATACTTAGTTGATGTAGATAAAGTTCCTGTGTATACACAATACTTCGATGTGTCGCTTATTCCTGCCACAGTGTTCTTTTTTAATGGCCAACACATGAAAGTTGACAATGGAACACAAGATCACACCAAATTTATTGGACCATTTGCTACAAAACAAGATTTTATTGATTTGGTGGAAGTGATATATCGTGGTGCAATGAAGGGAAAACTTATTGTGGCATCACCTATCGATCCTAAAAATGTTCctaaatataatttaatatACAATGATATTTGA